A region from the Lytechinus variegatus isolate NC3 chromosome 6, Lvar_3.0, whole genome shotgun sequence genome encodes:
- the LOC121417913 gene encoding uncharacterized protein LOC121417913 — protein MVEICLIGQRAIIGDIEAVCGLCKHTHNITCIEPVHTYEMEMRSFHKLVMRRHPQTVKMIRAMVAFKIQNRWERIRNEKVIADAKRYESSHPAGVESRLRPINSKLPRFLDEQREGIGRDDTSVSPARGRRGIQSSSSQRMSSKERQKRHHEATTKSTRGQGRQRSRSEGDTELRSSELTKLPSIKQKSFTSPKTYYEITKEEQKVRETAPSTLDLIYRQFGAVKKMKAGRQYSEDDYKKLNA, from the exons ATGGTTGAGATCTGTCTCATCGGTCAACGGGCTATCATAG GTGATATCGAAGCTGTATGCGGCCTGTGTAAACACACCCATAATATCACGTGTATTGAACCTGTACACACATATGAAATGGAAATGCGCAGCTTTCACAAGCTCGTCATGCGCAGACATCCCCAAACTGTAAAGATGATCAGAGCAATGGTGGCTTTCAAGATACAAAATAGATGGGAACGCATTAGAAATGAAAAG gtCATTGCGGATGCCAAGAGATATGAAAGCAGTCACCCAGCGGGTGTAGAATCTCGACTAAGGCCTATTAATTCAAAGCTGCCACGATTTTTAGATGAACAACGGGAAGGTATCGGTCGAGATGACACGTCAGTTTCACCAGCTAGAGGCCGTAGGGGCATTCAATCCTCTTCAAGTCAACGGATGAGTTCAAAGGAACGACAGAAGCGACATCATGAAGCAACAACAAAGTCTACCAGAGGACAAGGGAGACAACGATCAAGGAGTGAAGGCGATACGGAGCTGAG ATCATCGGAACTCACTAAGCTTCCTTCTATCAAACAAAAAAGTTTTACATCACCCAAGACGTACTACGAGATAACTAAAGAGGAGCAAAAGGTCAGAGAAACAGCGCCCTCTACGTTAGATCTTATATATCGTCAGTTTGGTGCAGTCAAAAAG ATGAAGGCCGGACGTCAATATAGTGAAGACGATTATAAGAAACTCAATGCTTAG